One window from the genome of Rhodopirellula halodulae encodes:
- a CDS encoding MBL fold metallo-hydrolase, producing MLARKPLFPGVIELNFQAGEVLGCNVYLVHDADEWILIDIGYEETVDEFIEIIRGLDFPLSKCKTLVATHADVDHIQGLAKTKQILKTSISAHPNAVEPLTSGDTLKTLAVIEAQDLMMSMPPVQIEHEINDGDILTVGEKQIEVWHTPGHTDSQLAFRIGDVLLSGDNLYRDGCIGAIDAHHGSDIKAFVKSLTRIRESDVKWLAPSHGPIFAKDNDMLDRVIDRVSGYLHMADFGTLAEDWPLMNEWDDEVAQGILPEGLKTPQS from the coding sequence ATGCTCGCAAGAAAACCACTTTTTCCCGGCGTCATTGAATTGAATTTCCAAGCCGGCGAAGTCTTGGGGTGCAATGTCTATTTGGTGCACGACGCTGACGAGTGGATCCTGATTGATATCGGTTACGAAGAAACCGTCGACGAATTCATCGAAATCATTCGCGGTTTGGACTTCCCGCTGTCGAAGTGCAAAACCTTGGTCGCCACCCATGCCGACGTGGATCACATTCAGGGGCTGGCGAAGACGAAACAGATTTTGAAGACCAGTATTTCGGCGCACCCCAATGCGGTCGAACCACTGACCTCAGGCGACACGCTGAAGACGTTGGCGGTGATCGAGGCGCAAGATTTGATGATGTCGATGCCGCCTGTCCAGATCGAACACGAGATCAATGACGGTGACATTCTGACCGTTGGCGAAAAGCAGATCGAAGTTTGGCACACACCCGGGCACACGGACAGTCAACTCGCGTTTCGAATCGGCGACGTGTTGCTGTCAGGCGACAACCTGTACCGCGACGGATGCATCGGTGCGATTGATGCTCATCATGGCAGTGACATCAAGGCCTTCGTCAAATCGCTGACTCGGATCCGCGAAAGCGACGTGAAGTGGTTGGCACCGAGCCACGGTCCAATCTTCGCCAAAGACAACGACATGTTGGATCGAGTAATCGATCGAGTCAGTGGCTACCTGCACATGGCCGACTTTGGAACGCTTGCGGAAGACTGGCCGCTGATGAACGAGTGGGATGACGAAGTTGCACAAGGCATCCTGCCCGAAGGACTCAAGACACCTCAGTCATAA
- a CDS encoding sodium/glutamate symporter yields the protein MLFAICFVSLLLLAGVVLRQRVAWFQMGRIPASLIAGGLGLLVVQFAQFQNAHWQEPVLQTLGPWPSTLIAVVFAAMLLGKSETAANQSSRHLVRDVMQQGLMVWIIVIGQTVVGLWMTWWWIGPQFDLPSSAGMLIETGFAGGHGTAAAMGDVFQHPTIQWEAGFDLAVMMATGGLVYGLVSGILWIQVAAYFGWIQLPDESQAELSAKKAPAQSNAPANVPASRMTKTSLASSTSLGRERIDSSVLDPLLLQVIWLSLAMGIGVLMQTSVGWAAESVETLFRGPAAESVSAAEEPSAANPVAEPAESVESAGESQLRSRLTLANIVGSFPLFIYTLFGGALVRACLRFAGKLEWIDPVTVQRISATSMDLLVVAAVTTLNLAAVASLWVPLTILFVAGAVWSTFCLLVLSRKILPAEKWFPLGLINFGMSTGTTATGFVLLRVVDPKLESGAAEDYALAAPLSAPFIGGGMITVALPLLVLSRVSIAWPAIVLASLLVGLIVIGVRSRRSH from the coding sequence ATGTTGTTTGCCATCTGCTTCGTCAGTCTGTTGCTGCTCGCCGGAGTCGTTTTGCGGCAAAGGGTCGCATGGTTCCAAATGGGCCGAATCCCGGCTTCGCTGATCGCCGGTGGACTGGGATTGCTGGTAGTTCAGTTCGCTCAATTTCAAAATGCCCATTGGCAAGAACCGGTGCTGCAAACGCTGGGTCCCTGGCCGTCCACGCTGATCGCCGTGGTCTTCGCCGCCATGTTGTTGGGAAAAAGCGAAACAGCCGCGAACCAGTCCAGTCGCCATTTGGTTCGCGACGTCATGCAGCAAGGCCTGATGGTTTGGATCATCGTGATCGGTCAGACGGTGGTGGGGCTGTGGATGACGTGGTGGTGGATCGGGCCTCAATTTGATTTGCCGTCGTCGGCGGGCATGTTGATCGAAACGGGATTCGCCGGAGGTCACGGCACCGCCGCGGCAATGGGAGACGTTTTCCAACACCCGACGATCCAGTGGGAGGCAGGCTTCGACCTCGCCGTGATGATGGCCACCGGCGGGCTGGTCTACGGACTGGTCTCCGGAATTCTTTGGATTCAAGTGGCGGCCTACTTCGGATGGATTCAGCTTCCCGACGAGAGTCAAGCTGAGTTGTCAGCGAAAAAGGCTCCGGCTCAATCCAACGCCCCGGCGAATGTGCCAGCCTCGCGAATGACAAAGACTTCGCTGGCATCGTCCACTTCGCTGGGCCGGGAAAGGATCGACAGCAGCGTTTTGGATCCGTTGCTGCTGCAAGTCATTTGGCTTTCCCTCGCGATGGGAATCGGCGTCTTGATGCAAACGTCCGTCGGCTGGGCAGCGGAATCGGTTGAAACGTTGTTTCGAGGTCCGGCCGCTGAGTCGGTTAGCGCCGCGGAGGAGCCATCGGCCGCTAATCCAGTTGCGGAACCCGCTGAGAGCGTTGAAAGCGCCGGCGAATCACAGCTTCGGTCTCGATTGACACTGGCGAACATCGTCGGCTCGTTTCCTTTGTTTATCTACACCTTGTTTGGCGGGGCATTGGTTCGTGCGTGCCTTCGATTTGCCGGAAAACTCGAGTGGATCGATCCCGTCACGGTTCAACGCATCTCTGCGACGTCGATGGATCTGTTAGTCGTCGCGGCTGTGACCACTTTGAATTTGGCGGCCGTGGCGTCTTTATGGGTGCCTTTGACCATTCTGTTTGTGGCCGGAGCTGTCTGGTCCACGTTTTGTTTGCTCGTTTTATCGCGAAAGATTTTACCGGCTGAGAAGTGGTTTCCTCTGGGTCTCATCAATTTTGGCATGTCGACTGGAACCACGGCGACCGGTTTTGTGTTGCTGCGGGTGGTCGACCCCAAATTGGAATCGGGAGCGGCCGAGGACTACGCATTGGCCGCACCGCTCTCCGCACCGTTCATTGGCGGGGGCATGATCACCGTTGCCTTGCCGTTGCTGGTGCTTTCACGCGTTTCGATCGCGTGGCCCGCGATCGTGTTGGCAAGTTTACTGGTCGGTTTGATCGTGATCGGCGTGCGATCCCGAAGGTCCCACTGA